The Mycolicibacterium doricum genome includes a region encoding these proteins:
- a CDS encoding ABC transporter ATP-binding protein — protein MTRSNESQKVLLEVRDVVVHYGRIRALHGVSLKVHEGELVTLLGSNGAGKTTMMRAISGLRPLTSGSVWFDGNDVSQVKAHRRVADGLIQAPEGRGVFPGMTVTENLEMGCYARKFPSKAEHRDRLDWVLETFPRLAERRSQVGGTLSGGEQQMLAIGRALMARPKVLLLDEPSMGLAPMVISQIFKIIADINAQGTTVLLVEQNAQQALSRSDRAYILETGQVTRTGNARDLLHDDSVRAAYLGVA, from the coding sequence ATGACGAGATCGAATGAATCGCAAAAGGTCCTGCTCGAGGTCCGCGACGTCGTCGTGCATTACGGCCGGATCCGGGCGCTGCACGGGGTGTCGCTCAAGGTGCACGAAGGCGAGCTGGTCACGCTTCTGGGGTCCAACGGTGCAGGGAAAACCACGATGATGCGGGCGATTTCGGGCCTGCGCCCGCTGACCTCGGGTTCGGTGTGGTTCGACGGCAACGACGTCTCGCAGGTGAAGGCGCACCGCCGCGTGGCCGACGGCTTGATCCAGGCGCCGGAGGGTCGTGGTGTCTTCCCGGGTATGACCGTCACCGAGAACCTCGAAATGGGTTGCTACGCGCGCAAATTTCCCTCCAAGGCGGAGCATCGGGACCGGCTGGACTGGGTGCTGGAGACCTTTCCGCGGTTGGCCGAGCGGCGCTCCCAGGTCGGCGGAACACTGTCCGGGGGGGAACAGCAGATGCTGGCGATCGGACGCGCGCTGATGGCCCGGCCGAAGGTGCTGCTGCTCGACGAGCCGTCGATGGGGCTCGCCCCGATGGTCATCTCCCAGATCTTCAAGATCATCGCTGACATCAACGCCCAGGGCACGACGGTGCTGCTTGTGGAGCAGAACGCGCAGCAGGCGCTGTCGCGCTCTGATCGCGCCTACATCCTCGAGACGGGCCAGGTCACCAGGACCGGGAACGCCAGGGATCTGCTGCACGACGACAGCGTCCGCGCCGCCTACCTGGGTGTCGCCTGA
- the polA gene encoding DNA polymerase I — MSPASTATAKKTAATKVDGKPTLMLLDGNSLAYRAFYALPAENFKTQGGLTTNAVYGFTAMLINLLRDEQPTHVAAAFDVSRQTFRVDKYPEYKAGRSSTPDEFRGQIDITKEVLVALGITVLAEAGFEADDIIATLATQAEGEGFRVLVVTGDRDALQLVSDDVTVLYPRKGVSELTRFTPDAVQEKYGLTPQQYPDFAALRGDPSDNLPGIPGVGEKTATKWIAEYGSLQALVDNVDKVKGKVGDALRANLSHVVLNRELTDLVRDVPLPHTPDTLRVQPWNRDQIHRLFDDLEFRVLRDRLFETLAPVEPEVEHGFDVRGKALQRGELAAWLSEHSLGNRFGLAVVGTHLAYDADATALAIVAADGDGRYIDTTALDPDDDAALASWLADPGPPKALHEAKLAMHDLAGRGWKLAGVTSDTALAAYLVRPGQRSFSLDDLSLRYLRRELRADNPAERQLSLLDGSEGSDDQAVQTLMLRAVAVLDLADALDEELARIDSSSLLGRMELPVQRVLAEIEHTGIAVDIDQLRQLQSEFADLIRDAAAAAYAVIGKQINLGSPKQLQTVLFEELQMPKTKRTKTGYTTDADALQSLFDKTGHPFLQHLLAHRDATRLKVTVDGLLNSVASDRRIHTTFNQTIAATGRLSSTEPNLQNIPIRTEAGRRIRDTFVVGDGYAELMTADYSQIEMRIMAHLSQDAGLIEAFNTGEDLHSFVASRAFDVPIDEVTPDLRRRVKAMSYGLAYGLSAYGLAAQLKISTEEAKVQMDQYFARFGGIRDYLRDVVDQARKDGYTSTVFGRRRYLPELDSSNRNVREAAERAALNAPIQGSAADIIKVAMINVDQAIKDAGLRSRMLLQVHDELLFEVADGERETLEELVRDKMGSAYALDVPLEVSVGYGRSWDAAAH; from the coding sequence GTGAGCCCTGCCAGTACCGCCACCGCGAAGAAGACGGCCGCCACCAAGGTGGACGGCAAGCCGACTCTGATGCTGCTGGACGGCAATTCGCTGGCGTATCGCGCGTTCTATGCGCTTCCCGCCGAGAACTTCAAGACCCAGGGCGGGCTCACCACCAACGCGGTGTACGGATTCACCGCGATGCTCATCAACCTGCTCCGCGACGAGCAGCCCACCCATGTGGCCGCCGCCTTCGACGTATCTCGCCAGACGTTCCGCGTCGACAAGTACCCCGAGTACAAGGCCGGTCGCTCGTCGACTCCCGACGAGTTCCGCGGACAGATCGACATCACCAAAGAGGTGCTCGTCGCGCTGGGCATCACCGTGCTGGCCGAAGCCGGCTTCGAGGCCGACGACATCATCGCCACGCTCGCCACCCAGGCGGAGGGCGAGGGGTTCCGGGTGCTCGTCGTTACGGGGGACCGCGACGCGCTGCAGCTGGTGAGCGACGACGTGACGGTGCTGTATCCCCGTAAGGGGGTCAGTGAACTGACCCGCTTCACTCCCGACGCGGTGCAGGAAAAGTACGGGCTCACCCCGCAGCAGTACCCCGACTTCGCGGCACTTCGGGGTGATCCCAGCGACAACCTGCCGGGCATTCCGGGGGTAGGGGAGAAGACGGCCACCAAGTGGATCGCGGAATACGGGTCACTGCAGGCCCTGGTGGACAATGTGGACAAGGTCAAGGGCAAGGTCGGCGACGCACTGCGGGCGAACCTGTCACACGTGGTTCTCAACCGCGAACTCACCGACCTCGTTCGCGATGTTCCGCTTCCACACACCCCCGACACCCTGCGGGTGCAGCCGTGGAACCGCGACCAGATCCACCGGCTGTTCGACGACCTCGAGTTCCGGGTGCTGCGCGACCGGTTGTTCGAGACCCTCGCGCCTGTCGAACCCGAGGTTGAGCACGGCTTCGACGTGCGAGGCAAGGCGCTCCAACGCGGCGAATTGGCGGCCTGGCTGTCCGAACACAGCCTCGGCAACCGGTTTGGGCTCGCAGTCGTCGGCACCCACCTCGCCTATGACGCCGACGCCACCGCGCTGGCCATCGTCGCCGCCGACGGCGACGGCCGCTACATCGACACGACCGCTCTCGACCCCGACGACGACGCGGCGTTGGCGTCGTGGCTCGCGGATCCGGGGCCACCCAAGGCTCTGCACGAAGCAAAGCTCGCCATGCACGACCTCGCCGGGCGCGGCTGGAAGCTCGCCGGTGTCACTTCCGATACCGCGTTGGCGGCCTACCTGGTGCGGCCCGGGCAGCGCAGCTTCAGCCTCGACGACCTGTCGTTGCGGTACCTGCGTCGGGAACTCCGCGCGGATAACCCCGCCGAACGACAACTCTCACTCCTCGACGGCAGTGAGGGCAGCGACGATCAGGCCGTCCAGACGCTGATGCTGCGCGCCGTCGCGGTGCTCGACCTCGCCGACGCCCTCGACGAGGAACTCGCCCGCATCGACTCGTCGTCGCTGCTGGGCCGGATGGAGTTGCCGGTGCAGCGGGTGCTCGCCGAGATCGAGCACACCGGCATCGCCGTCGACATCGATCAACTGCGGCAGCTGCAGAGTGAGTTCGCCGATCTGATCCGCGACGCCGCCGCGGCGGCCTACGCGGTGATCGGCAAGCAGATCAATCTCGGCTCGCCCAAACAGTTGCAGACGGTGCTGTTCGAGGAGCTGCAGATGCCGAAGACAAAGAGGACCAAAACCGGATACACCACCGATGCGGACGCGCTGCAGTCACTGTTCGACAAGACCGGTCATCCGTTCCTGCAGCACTTGCTGGCCCATCGCGACGCCACTCGGCTCAAGGTGACCGTCGACGGCCTGCTGAACTCCGTCGCCTCGGACCGGCGTATCCACACGACGTTCAACCAGACGATCGCCGCGACCGGCCGGCTGTCCTCGACCGAACCCAACCTGCAGAACATCCCGATCCGAACCGAGGCTGGCCGGCGTATCCGCGATACGTTCGTGGTCGGCGACGGCTACGCCGAACTCATGACGGCCGACTACAGCCAGATCGAGATGCGCATCATGGCGCACCTGTCCCAGGATGCCGGCCTGATCGAGGCGTTCAACACGGGAGAGGATCTGCACTCGTTCGTCGCCTCCCGCGCGTTCGACGTGCCCATCGACGAGGTGACCCCGGACCTACGCCGCCGCGTCAAAGCGATGTCCTACGGATTGGCCTACGGGCTGAGCGCCTACGGCTTGGCTGCGCAGCTGAAGATCTCGACCGAAGAAGCCAAGGTCCAGATGGACCAGTACTTCGCGCGGTTCGGCGGTATCCGCGACTACCTGCGCGACGTCGTCGACCAGGCCCGCAAGGACGGCTACACCTCGACGGTGTTCGGTCGCCGGCGGTACCTGCCTGAGCTCGACAGCAGCAACCGCAACGTGCGCGAAGCCGCGGAACGGGCCGCGCTCAACGCCCCGATCCAGGGCAGCGCCGCCGACATCATCAAGGTCGCGATGATCAACGTCGATCAGGCGATCAAGGACGCCGGGCTCAGATCGCGGATGCTGCTGCAGGTGCACGATGAGCTGCTGTTCGAGGTGGCAGACGGCGAGCGGGAGACGCTCGAAGAGCTGGTGCGCGACAAGATGGGCAGCGCCTACGCCCTTGACGTGCCGCTCGAGGTGAGCGTCGGGTACGGCCGCAGCTGGGACGCGGCGGCGCACTGA
- a CDS encoding TetR-like C-terminal domain-containing protein yields MYPDLLAEAQRHPALGEALMNHVGRPWRAHAVEVLERAAKRGELAVGAARVHRRRARGAGVLAVDRSRSAGDLHVSGPGGRGDLRHGPREQSGVRTGLSCVDRVE; encoded by the coding sequence GTGTATCCGGATCTCCTCGCCGAGGCGCAACGCCACCCGGCGCTGGGGGAGGCCCTCATGAACCATGTCGGCCGGCCATGGCGAGCACATGCCGTCGAGGTGCTCGAACGCGCCGCGAAGCGGGGCGAACTGGCCGTCGGCGCAGCAAGAGTTCATCGTCGACGCGCTCGGGGCGCTGGTGTTCTGGCGGTTGATCGCTCTCGGAGCGCCGGTGACCTACACGTATCTGGACCGGGTGGCCGCGGCGATCTGCGGCATGGCCCGCGGGAACAATCCGGTGTGAGAACGGGTTTGTCCTGCGTGGACCGAGTCGAGTAG
- a CDS encoding DUF402 domain-containing protein, giving the protein MHPPKHETFDLLACTNTDPKGIVRAVDVYSVEPWGLYMARATPGRAQFHYLESWLLPSLNLRASVFHFNPGFEKEQDFYLDIGDYIPGPQRWTSEDHYLDLVVRTGIGAELRDVDELLTAVRHNLLTPEVGEQAVQTAVRTVDGLARHGYDLHRWLAGNGVVLTWRT; this is encoded by the coding sequence ATCCACCCACCCAAACACGAGACGTTCGACCTGCTCGCCTGCACGAACACCGACCCCAAGGGCATCGTGCGGGCCGTCGACGTCTATTCGGTGGAACCTTGGGGCCTCTACATGGCCCGCGCGACACCCGGTCGCGCCCAGTTCCACTACCTCGAGTCGTGGCTGCTGCCGTCGCTGAACCTGCGTGCATCGGTGTTCCACTTCAATCCGGGGTTCGAGAAGGAGCAGGATTTCTACCTCGACATCGGCGACTACATACCGGGCCCACAGCGATGGACGTCCGAGGATCACTATCTGGACCTGGTGGTGCGCACCGGGATCGGGGCGGAACTTCGCGACGTCGACGAACTGCTCACCGCAGTCCGGCACAACCTGCTCACCCCGGAGGTCGGTGAACAAGCCGTGCAAACCGCCGTGAGGACCGTCGACGGCCTCGCCCGGCACGGCTACGACCTGCACCGCTGGCTCGCCGGCAACGGCGTGGTCTTGACCTGGCGGACATAG
- a CDS encoding acyl-CoA thioesterase: protein MSLHPFDEAVALQPTDQPGRWRGHTHAEWANMVGPFGGMTAAVLLRAVELQPERIGEPVALTVNFAAPVADGPFDIVAQAVRTNRTNQHWLIELWQDGAVKTNATAVFGIRRGTWSDTEQAMPIVPKPEDVAESGLPDTIVWARNYEMRYIKGGVPGLAARPEPSSVTTLWARDRGGRTLDFPSVTAMSDIFYPRVFLRQGAMSPAGTISLTTYFHADAQNLAAVGGDYILASARANRFSRGYFDQSAELWSATGDLLVTTHQMVYFKA from the coding sequence GTGTCGTTGCACCCGTTCGACGAGGCCGTCGCGCTCCAACCAACAGATCAACCCGGCCGGTGGCGCGGCCACACCCACGCGGAGTGGGCCAACATGGTCGGGCCCTTCGGCGGGATGACCGCGGCCGTGCTGCTGCGGGCCGTCGAGCTGCAGCCCGAGCGGATCGGCGAACCGGTCGCGCTGACGGTCAACTTCGCCGCACCCGTCGCGGACGGGCCCTTCGACATCGTCGCCCAGGCGGTCCGGACCAACCGAACCAATCAGCACTGGCTGATCGAACTCTGGCAGGACGGGGCGGTCAAAACCAACGCCACCGCGGTCTTCGGGATCCGGCGCGGTACCTGGTCGGACACCGAACAGGCGATGCCGATCGTTCCGAAACCCGAGGACGTCGCCGAATCCGGACTGCCCGACACCATCGTGTGGGCGCGAAACTACGAGATGCGCTACATCAAGGGTGGGGTGCCCGGCCTCGCTGCCCGGCCCGAGCCGTCGTCGGTCACGACGCTGTGGGCGCGCGACCGCGGTGGGCGCACACTCGATTTCCCGTCGGTCACTGCGATGAGCGACATCTTCTATCCCCGGGTGTTCCTTCGGCAGGGCGCCATGTCGCCGGCTGGGACGATCTCTCTCACGACGTACTTCCACGCCGACGCCCAGAACCTCGCCGCGGTTGGTGGGGACTACATCCTGGCGAGCGCTCGGGCCAACCGGTTCTCGCGCGGCTACTTCGACCAGTCAGCCGAGTTGTGGAGCGCGACAGGCGACCTTCTTGTCACCACGCACCAGATGGTCTACTTCAAGGCCTGA
- the uvrB gene encoding excinuclease ABC subunit UvrB, giving the protein MAFATEHPVLAHSEYRPVEAMVRTGNRFEVVSPYQPAGDQPAAIEELERRIRAGERDVVLLGATGTGKSATTAWLIERLQRPTLLMAPNKTLAAQLANELREMLPHNAVEYFVSYYDYYQPEAYIAQTDTYIEKDSSINDDVERLRHSATSSLLSRRDVVVVASVSCIYGLGTPQSYMDRSVELKVGDEVPRDGLLRLLVDVQYTRNDMAFTRGTFRVRGDTVEIIPSYEELAVRIEFFGDEVEALYYLHPLTGDIVRRVDSLRIFPATHYVAGPERMAQAISSIEKELEDRLAELEGHGKLLEAQRLRMRTNYDIEMMRQVGFCSGIENYSRHIDGRGAGTAPATLLDYFPEDFLLVIDESHVTVPQIGGMYEGDMSRKRNLVDFGFRLPSAVDNRPLTWEEFASRIGQTVYLSATPGPYELSQTGGEFVEQVIRPTGLVDPQVVVKPTKGQIDDLIGEIRERTELDERVLVTTLTKKMAEDLTDYLLELGIRVRYLHSEVDTLRRVELLRQLRLGEYDVLVGINLLREGLDLPEVSLVAILDADKEGFLRSTRSLIQTIGRAARNVSGEVHMYADKITDSMREAIDETERRRAKQVAYNEERGIDPQPLRKKIADILDQVYREADDSEAVEVGGSGRNASRGRRAQGEPGRAVSAGIVERRDTANMPRAELADLIRDLTEQMMTAARDLQFELAARIRDEIQDLKKELRGMDAAGLK; this is encoded by the coding sequence ATGGCTTTCGCTACCGAACACCCAGTGCTCGCACACTCCGAGTACCGCCCGGTCGAGGCGATGGTGCGTACCGGCAACCGGTTCGAGGTGGTCAGCCCCTACCAGCCCGCCGGCGATCAACCCGCCGCCATCGAGGAGTTGGAGCGGCGCATCCGGGCGGGGGAGCGTGACGTCGTGCTCCTCGGCGCGACAGGCACCGGCAAGTCGGCCACGACCGCGTGGCTGATCGAACGGCTGCAACGGCCGACGCTGCTGATGGCGCCGAACAAGACGCTGGCCGCCCAGCTCGCGAACGAGTTGCGGGAGATGTTGCCTCACAACGCCGTGGAGTACTTCGTGTCGTACTACGACTACTACCAGCCCGAGGCGTACATCGCCCAGACCGACACGTACATCGAGAAGGACAGCTCCATCAACGACGACGTGGAGCGGCTTCGGCACTCGGCGACGTCCAGCTTGCTGTCGCGGCGTGACGTGGTCGTAGTGGCGTCGGTGTCGTGCATCTACGGTCTGGGCACGCCGCAGTCCTACATGGACCGGTCGGTCGAGTTGAAGGTGGGTGACGAGGTGCCGCGCGACGGGCTGCTGCGGCTGCTCGTCGACGTGCAGTACACCCGCAACGACATGGCGTTCACCCGCGGGACGTTCCGCGTGCGGGGCGACACCGTCGAAATCATCCCCTCCTACGAGGAGCTCGCGGTACGTATCGAGTTCTTCGGTGACGAGGTGGAGGCGCTGTACTACCTGCATCCGCTGACCGGGGACATCGTCCGCCGGGTCGATTCGCTGCGGATCTTTCCCGCGACGCACTACGTCGCGGGCCCGGAGCGGATGGCGCAGGCGATTTCCAGCATCGAGAAGGAACTCGAGGACCGGCTGGCCGAACTCGAAGGCCACGGCAAGCTGCTCGAGGCTCAGCGGTTGCGGATGCGAACCAACTACGACATCGAGATGATGCGCCAGGTCGGGTTCTGCTCCGGGATCGAGAACTACTCGCGCCATATCGACGGCCGCGGTGCCGGCACGGCGCCCGCCACGCTGCTCGACTACTTCCCCGAGGACTTCCTGCTCGTCATCGACGAGTCCCACGTGACGGTGCCGCAGATCGGCGGCATGTACGAAGGCGACATGTCGCGTAAGCGCAACCTGGTGGACTTCGGGTTCCGGTTGCCGTCGGCGGTCGACAACCGGCCGCTGACGTGGGAAGAGTTCGCCTCCCGGATCGGTCAGACCGTGTACCTGTCGGCCACCCCAGGTCCCTACGAGCTCAGCCAGACCGGCGGTGAGTTCGTCGAACAGGTGATTCGTCCGACCGGGCTGGTCGATCCGCAGGTCGTGGTGAAACCCACCAAAGGTCAGATCGACGATCTGATCGGGGAGATCCGTGAACGTACCGAACTCGACGAGCGGGTGCTGGTCACCACGTTGACCAAGAAGATGGCCGAGGACCTCACCGATTACCTGCTCGAGCTGGGAATCCGGGTCCGCTATCTGCACTCGGAGGTCGACACGCTGCGCCGCGTCGAGCTGCTTCGCCAGTTGCGGCTCGGCGAGTACGACGTGCTGGTGGGTATCAACTTGCTGCGCGAGGGTCTCGACCTGCCCGAAGTATCGCTGGTGGCGATCCTCGACGCCGACAAGGAGGGATTCCTACGGTCCACGCGCAGCCTCATCCAGACTATCGGCCGTGCCGCCCGCAACGTCTCGGGCGAGGTCCACATGTACGCGGACAAGATCACCGACTCGATGCGCGAGGCGATCGACGAGACAGAACGGCGCCGCGCCAAACAGGTTGCCTACAACGAGGAACGCGGCATCGACCCGCAACCGCTGCGCAAGAAGATTGCCGACATCCTGGACCAGGTGTACCGCGAGGCCGACGACAGTGAGGCCGTCGAGGTGGGCGGTTCGGGTCGCAACGCATCGCGGGGCCGGCGCGCTCAGGGTGAGCCGGGCCGTGCCGTCAGTGCCGGCATCGTCGAGCGGCGCGATACCGCCAACATGCCGCGCGCCGAACTGGCGGATCTGATAAGGGACCTGACCGAGCAGATGATGACCGCGGCCCGCGACCTGCAGTTCGAACTCGCCGCCCGGATCCGCGACGAGATCCAGGACCTGAAGAAGGAACTGCGCGGTATGGACGCCGCCGGCCTGAAGTGA
- the coaE gene encoding dephospho-CoA kinase, producing the protein MLRIGLSGGIGAGKSTVSATFSELGAIVVDGDVIAREVVEPGTEGLARLVEAFGEDILLPDGALNRPALAAVAFSDDEKRATLNGIVHPLVGARRAELIARAADDAVIVEDIPLLVESQMAPMFPLVIIVHADEDIRVSRLIEYRGFSEDDARARIRAQASEEQRRAVADVWLDNSGEAEDLVEKARELWHHRILPFAHNLQNGEPAHVTPKIVPYDPSWPAQASRAVARLRVACGHRAKRIDHIGSTAVPGLDAKDVIDIQVTVDSLATADELAEALLAAGYPRLGKIIADTPHTDDQSWWEKRIHASADPGRPTKVHLRVEGWPNQQFALLFVAWMKANPQVQSEYLDLKRGAVAHAYATTDEYAEAKEPWLVDAYRRAWAWADATGWRA; encoded by the coding sequence GTGCTGAGAATCGGTCTGTCCGGCGGCATCGGCGCCGGCAAATCAACGGTGTCCGCGACGTTCAGTGAGCTCGGCGCCATCGTCGTCGACGGTGATGTGATCGCCCGTGAGGTCGTCGAACCCGGCACCGAGGGGCTGGCCAGACTCGTCGAGGCATTCGGCGAAGACATCCTGCTGCCCGACGGCGCGTTGAACCGCCCGGCACTCGCAGCGGTCGCGTTCAGCGACGACGAGAAGCGCGCGACGCTCAACGGAATCGTGCACCCCTTGGTCGGTGCGCGCCGCGCGGAACTCATCGCCCGTGCCGCCGACGACGCGGTCATCGTCGAGGACATCCCGCTGCTGGTGGAAAGCCAGATGGCGCCGATGTTCCCGTTGGTGATCATCGTGCATGCCGACGAAGACATCCGGGTGTCCAGGCTCATCGAGTATCGCGGCTTCAGCGAGGACGATGCCAGGGCGCGGATCAGGGCTCAGGCGAGCGAGGAGCAGCGGCGCGCGGTTGCCGATGTCTGGCTGGACAATTCGGGAGAGGCCGAGGATCTCGTCGAGAAAGCGCGGGAACTCTGGCATCACCGGATCCTGCCGTTCGCGCACAATTTGCAGAACGGCGAGCCGGCCCATGTGACGCCCAAAATAGTGCCATACGACCCGAGTTGGCCCGCGCAGGCCAGCCGTGCGGTGGCGCGGCTTCGCGTCGCATGCGGGCATCGTGCCAAGCGTATCGATCACATCGGCTCCACGGCGGTCCCCGGTCTTGACGCCAAGGACGTGATCGATATCCAGGTGACCGTCGACTCGCTCGCCACCGCCGACGAACTCGCCGAGGCGCTGTTGGCGGCCGGGTATCCGCGTCTTGGGAAGATCATTGCGGACACGCCCCATACCGACGATCAATCATGGTGGGAGAAGCGGATACACGCGTCGGCGGATCCGGGTCGGCCAACGAAGGTGCATCTGAGGGTCGAGGGTTGGCCGAACCAGCAGTTCGCGCTGCTGTTCGTCGCATGGATGAAGGCCAACCCGCAGGTCCAGTCCGAGTATCTGGATCTCAAACGTGGGGCCGTCGCACACGCGTATGCCACGACCGATGAGTATGCCGAAGCCAAGGAACCGTGGTTGGTGGACGCCTACCGCCGCGCCTGGGCGTGGGCCGACGCAACAGGCTGGCGCGCGTAG
- the rpsA gene encoding 30S ribosomal protein S1 translates to MPSPSVTSPQVAVNDIGSAEDFMAAIDKTIKYFNDGDIVEGTIVKVDRDEVLLDIGYKTEGVIPSRELSIKHDVDPNEVVSVGDEVEALVLTKEDKEGRLILSKKRAQYERAWGTIEELKEKDEAVKGTVIEVVKGGLILDIGLRGFLPASLVEMRRVRDLQPYIGKEIEAKIIELDKNRNNVVLSRRAWLEQTQSEVRSEFLNQLQKGAIRKGVVSSIVNFGAFVDLGGVDGLVHVSELSWKHIDHPSEVVTVGDEVTVEVLDVDMDRERVSLSLKATQEDPWRHFARTHAIGQIVPGKVTKLVPFGAFVRVEEGIEGLVHISELSERHVEVPDQVVQVGDDAMVKVIDIDLERRRISLSLKQANEDYTEEFDPSKYGMADSYDEQGNYIFPEGFDAETNEWLEGFEKQREEWESRYAEAERRHKMHSAQMEKFAAAEAEEAARPASNGSSRSEESTGGTLASDAQLAALREKLAGNA, encoded by the coding sequence ATGCCAAGTCCCTCCGTCACCTCGCCGCAAGTAGCCGTCAACGACATCGGCTCGGCTGAGGATTTTATGGCCGCCATCGACAAGACCATCAAATACTTCAACGATGGCGACATCGTCGAAGGGACGATCGTCAAGGTCGATCGCGACGAAGTCCTCCTAGACATCGGCTATAAGACCGAAGGTGTCATCCCTTCCCGTGAGCTCTCCATCAAGCACGACGTCGACCCCAATGAGGTTGTGTCCGTCGGCGACGAGGTGGAAGCCCTGGTCCTCACCAAGGAGGACAAGGAAGGCCGCCTGATCCTGTCCAAGAAGCGCGCACAGTACGAGCGCGCCTGGGGCACTATCGAAGAGCTCAAGGAGAAGGACGAGGCGGTCAAGGGCACCGTCATCGAGGTCGTCAAGGGTGGCCTCATCCTCGACATCGGCCTGCGCGGCTTCCTGCCCGCGTCGTTGGTCGAGATGCGTCGTGTGCGCGATCTGCAGCCGTACATCGGCAAGGAGATCGAAGCCAAGATCATCGAGCTCGACAAGAACCGCAACAACGTCGTGCTTTCCCGCCGTGCCTGGCTGGAGCAGACCCAGTCCGAGGTGCGCAGCGAGTTCCTCAACCAGCTGCAGAAGGGCGCCATCCGCAAGGGTGTCGTGTCCTCGATCGTCAACTTCGGCGCGTTCGTCGATCTCGGCGGCGTCGACGGCCTGGTGCACGTCTCCGAGCTGTCGTGGAAGCACATCGACCACCCGTCCGAGGTCGTCACCGTTGGCGACGAGGTCACCGTCGAGGTGCTCGACGTCGACATGGATCGCGAACGGGTATCGCTGTCGCTGAAGGCCACCCAGGAAGACCCGTGGCGCCACTTCGCCCGGACCCACGCGATCGGCCAGATTGTGCCCGGCAAGGTCACCAAGCTGGTGCCGTTCGGCGCGTTCGTCCGCGTCGAGGAGGGCATCGAGGGCCTGGTACACATCTCAGAGCTGTCCGAGCGCCACGTCGAGGTTCCGGACCAGGTGGTCCAGGTCGGCGACGACGCGATGGTCAAGGTCATCGACATCGACCTGGAGCGTCGCCGGATCTCGCTGTCGCTCAAGCAAGCCAACGAGGACTACACCGAGGAGTTCGACCCCTCGAAGTACGGAATGGCCGACAGCTACGACGAGCAGGGCAACTACATCTTCCCCGAGGGGTTCGACGCCGAGACCAACGAATGGCTCGAAGGTTTCGAGAAACAGCGTGAGGAGTGGGAGTCCCGCTACGCCGAGGCCGAGCGCAGGCACAAGATGCACAGCGCGCAGATGGAGAAGTTCGCCGCCGCCGAGGCCGAGGAAGCCGCCCGTCCGGCGTCGAACGGTTCGTCTCGCTCGGAGGAGTCGACCGGCGGGACGCTCGCCAGCGACGCGCAGCTGGCCGCCCTGCGGGAGAAGCTGGCCGGCAACGCCTAG